In Chaetodon trifascialis isolate fChaTrf1 chromosome 23, fChaTrf1.hap1, whole genome shotgun sequence, the following proteins share a genomic window:
- the peli3 gene encoding E3 ubiquitin-protein ligase pellino homolog 1, with protein MVLEGSSEALCPPPSLELRPSCNKSQPSPPLGSSVQPHDGVFPEDKEPIKYGELIVLGHNGSLANGDKGRRRSRLALYKRTKANGVKPDVIHNVSTPLVSKALSNKSQHSISYTLSRSHSVIVEYTHDTNTDMFQIGRSTESMIDFVVTDTGGSSSGQGGGAAGEGGGGGQSAQSTISRYACRIMCERSAPYTARIYAAGFDSSKNIFLGERAAKWRTSDGLMDGLTTNGVLVMHPAGEFVSEPAPGVWREISVCGNVFALRETRSAQQRGKLVENESNTLQDGSLIDLCGATLLWRTPAGLRHTPTLKQLESLRQELNAARPQCPVGFNTLAFPSLAQREIVDKKQPWVYVNCGHVHGYHNWGYRKDKGPAGPGGTAPASTGERECPMCRRVGPYVPLWLGCEGGLYLDAGPPTHAFCPCGHVCSEKTVVGWSQIPLPHGTHAFHAACPFCGTWLTGEQGHIKLIFQGPVD; from the exons ATGGTTTTGGAGGGTAGCTCAGAGGCGCTGTGTCCCCCCCCATCTCTGGAGCTGCGCCCATCCTGTAACAAGAGCCAGCCCTCGCCTCCTCTCGGCTCAAGTGTGCAGCCCCACGACGGGGTCTTTCCTGAGGACAAGGAGCCCATCAAGTATGGCGAGCTCATCGTCTTAGG GCACAATGGGTCACTGGCCAATGGGGACAAGGGTCGCAGAAGAAGTCGCCTGGCCCTCTATAAGAGAACTAAAGCTAACGGCGTCAAACCTGATGTTATCCACAATGTTTCAACCCCTCTGGTGTCAAAG GCACTCAGCAACAAAAGCCAGCACAGCATCTCCTACACACTGTCACGCAGCCACTCTGTCATTGTGGAGTACACCCATGACACCAACACAGATATGTTTCAG ATTGGCCGGTCCACAGAGAGCATGATCGATTTTGTGGTGACGGACACAgggggcagcagcagtggtcaggGAGGGGGTGCGGCAGGGGAAGGTGGCGGCGGAGGGCAGTCAGCCCAGAGCACCATCTCCCGCTACGCCTGCCGCATCATGTGTGAACGCAGCGCTCCCTACACAGCCCGCATCTACGCCGCCGGCTTTGACTCCTCCAAGAACATCTTTCTGGGG GAGCGGGCTGCCAAATGGAGGACGTCAGATGGCTTGATGGACGGCCTGACCACCAATGGGGTGCTAGTGATGCACCCGGCAGGGGAGTTTGTGTCTGAGCCAGCTCCAGGCGTCTGGCGGGAAATCTCAGTGTGTGGAAATGTCTTTGCCCTGAGGGAGACTCGCTCGGCccaacagagaggaaaactg GTTGAAAATGAGTCAAACACCCTCCAGGATGGCTCTCTGATTGATCTGTGTGGAGCTACCCTGCTGTGGAGGACCCCTGCTGGCTTGCGTCACACCCCCACCCTCAAACAGCTAGAGTCCCTTCGCCAGGAGCTGAATGCTGCCCGGCCCCAGTGTCCCGTGGGCTTCAACACCCTGGCCTTTCCCAGTCTGGCCCAGCGTGAGATTGTTGACAAGAAGCAGCCCTGGGTCTATGTCAATTGTGGCCATGTACATGGGTATCACAACTGGGGCTACCGCAAGGACAAGGGTCCTGCTGGCCCAGGGGGCACAGCACCAGCCAGCACTGGGGAAAGGGAGTGCCCCATGTGCCGGCGAGTGGGTCCCTATGTGCCACTGTGGCTGGGCTGTGAGGGAGGATTGTACCTGGATGCTGGGCCACCCACTCATGCTTTCTGCCCCTGCGGCCATGTATGCTCAGAAAAGACAGTGGTAGGCTGGAGCCAGATCCCGTTACCCCATGGCACCCATGCCTTCCATGCTGCCTGCCCCTTCTGTGGTACCTGGTTGACAGGCGAGCAGGGCCACATTAAACTCATCTTCCAGGGCCCTGTCGACTGA